The sequence below is a genomic window from Salminus brasiliensis chromosome 6, fSalBra1.hap2, whole genome shotgun sequence.
CCTTACCTGGTATGTTGGAACCCTTGTAAAATTTATGCTAAGAATTATGTATGATAATTTGACCTTTTTGCAATTTCATCTGTATCTTTATGTGTCgttctccctgtctctctctctctctctctctctctctctctctttctctctctctctctctctctctttctctgtctctctcacacatacacacacacataacatacTCACATAAATCTTGCCAAGGACAGACACACCTCCCTTTTCTGTCCATGGCATCTCAGAAACATGCATTCAACatacacctgaaacacacactgagcaaacacacatacatgcacacccacacatatccacatgaccacacacacacacactcacacttagacagagagaagagagctgTGGAGGCAGAGTCAGTCTGGAGCTTGGAATACAACAGCATCACTACATCACTACAAGAGGACCTGATAGAGAGCAGTGCACAGGGACTTCTCTGCTAGACCTCTGGACCACTAAGCTGatctcattcattcattcattcattcattcgttcATTTTCTCACACTTATTATCTCAATCAGCTTACTCTCTTATTCTTCTATCATTAATTTTAATCTCCTGTGTTATCTTTAatctcccttttttttctttctctccctctcgcaAACACAGACTTGctgtttttctcttcttctgtcTTACTCTGCGTTTGTACCTTTCCATCTCTACCTGCCTCTTACTTgtcctcgctttctctctctctctctctctctctctctctctctcccccttactCTTTTCATCTTGACTCTTTTCTCATCTACCTCTCTTCTGTTTTACGTTgcatttttccttttatcatttcttacatttttcaAGCTCTCATTTTTCCAGCCCTTTCAcgcttttcttattttttctctctttttatcatTCACAACTTTTCTTATCGCTCTTTTCCATCCCTAGCTACCTCATCCTTCACATTAGTCTTCTGTGATCCcttctgattctctctctgtcttctttcttctccaaACTCTTGTTTTTCCATCTGCGTCTCTTGCTCGGTGGCTCCTGATGAACAGATCTCACCATCATGTGCTGCTCCTCCTGCAGGAAAACTCTGAGACCAACCtgacagaagcagaagcaggCAATGGAACTGCACCAGCTTGGGTTTCTAACAGCAGTACTGCCCCTCCACCAGCAGGGGCGCTGTGCCAGCAGGTTCAGATCCAGGCGGAGGTTTTCCTTGCCCTAGGCATCATCAGTTTACTGGAGAACATCCTAGTCATTTCGGCGGTGGCCAAGAACAAGAACCTTCATTCTCCCATGTACTTTTTCCTCTGTAGCCTAGCAGCCGCGGACATGCTGGTTAGTGTCTCCAATTCTCTGGAGACGATCGTGATCGCAGTTTTGAGGAGCAACCTCCTAGAACTGAGTGATTACTTTGTAAGGCTGATGGACAACATCTTCGACTCCATGATCTGCATCTCACTGGTGGCGTCCATCTGCAACCTCCTGGCCATCGCCATTGACCGCTATGTGACGATTTTCTATGCTTTGCGCTACCACAGCATTGTGACAGTGCGGCGGGCCTTAAACGCCATTGCTGCGATCTGGCTGGTGTGCATCATTTGTGGAATCGTCTTCATTGTGTATTCCGAGAGTAAGACGGTCATTATTTGTCTGATCACGATGTTCTTTGCCATGCTAGCCCTGATGGCCACCCTGTATGTGCACATGTTCCTGCTGGCCAGGCTCCACATCCAGCGCATTGCTGCGCTGCCCCCGGCGGCTAGTGCTGGAGGCAACCCGGCACCGAGGCAGCACACCTGCATGAAGGGCGCGGTGACCATCACCATTCTCCTGGGCGTGTTCGTGTGCTGCTGGGCCCCATTCTTCTTGCACCTAATCCTGCTGGTGGCCTGCCCCCAGCACCCGCTCTGCCTGTGTTACATGTCCCACTTCACCACCTACCTCGTGCTCATCATGTGCAACTCCGTCATCGACCCCCTAATCTACGCTTTCAGAAGTCTGGAGATGAGGAAGACCTTCAAGGAGATCCTGTGCTGCTTTGGAGAGAGCTGTCAAGCACCACTCTGTGAAAGTGAGCGAGACACGGAGACCGAGAGGTCAAGAGAGAGGCaccgagagagggagaaggagagcgaGACGGAGTGAGAGGTGGAAGAAAGTCAgagcaagagaaaaaagagagaataaaACCTAAAGGACGGAAAAGGCTGGTCTGAAGAGGGTGCTAGTCATTGGATGATGCTATTTGTGAGGTTTCAGACAATCAAAACAGGTTCTGACTGAGTGGACTGGTGGAGGTCAAAGCTCAATAGGCCTGACCATTTGCTTAAACGCTTTTTGCAGGCCCTTGAGCAGgctacatttattaaatgtacttAATTGTAGTTGCATTTACTCCTTATGTGATGAACGTGCTTTAACAAAGCTAATCTTTCatagacttttattttgctGATCAATTTGAACAAGAAAACTCATGTTTCATCATAAAATGCTCTGAATAagctcacacactcatttaaggaaaaaaacacagtgcatccaacaagaacagaaaatcttaaacaacaacaaaatatcaTGGTAGCAAGTGAAACCGCTGGTACCACTCGCTGATCTGGTCTACACACACGTAACTCCTCTGGCAGCATATTTTaatcttttacattttaattaagtttaatattttaattaattgtaattattttttatattttaatcaatttaattaatttaatccaTCAATTTTCATTTGCATTTAGTTTCATTCAAAATGGCCACTAGGGGGCTTGCAGAAAGACTCTACAGCAGAGAGATGCTCATATTCaaaatgatgatggtaaaagaAACTTTTTAATGTCATGAAAGGCAGCTGTCATCAGGTGAGGGCACTCTCACTTTAAAACATTGTTGTCCAGAAAAAGGCATATTTTCGCTATTCTTATTTTAATTCTTGTCTATGtcttgttcatttttttattttatataaacttTTATTTGTGTGCTGTTTGTTCACTAAACAACACGTTACAGCTGTCATAACTAAGAATAAATGGTTTGCTAGAACTTTCTATTGTTCTGTTGGCCATTCATAAGGAATTCTGTGAGATGGAAACATTTGCACACTGGTCAGAACTGCAATGTCTTTATGAATAGTACCATTAATCTGAACAATGCATCTGGACCAGTACATGCTACTCGTGATTCAGTGATACAGTGCCATATGTCATGATACAGTGTAATGCAATACAATATGCTGTATTGTTACAATCCTATTTTATGCACAATTCACAATATGAGCCtcagtttttaattttaacCAGCATCCAATACGAAGTATGTTCTTGTTTAatgttcttgtattttttatgaatggtaaaaaagtgcatctttttttctcttgtgACTTGTTGCTTTGTGGGATGCAAATGTAAGTGTGTGGTCATCACTGTATGTGTTTCGCCTCATACTCAGGCAATCTTGTTTCACAGTTTGTTATCACTGGCACTTGATATTTTCAGTTTAATTAAAACATATATaaggcaaaaatgtttttaaccTTGAATTGAATTgcaagtatttctattggtccattcatccagaataatTTACACAGAGTACAGAGCCGCTACAGAAATCAtgcagaaaactaaaaacgaagaaaattgtagatacatttttcattggacagcagtgatatataaaAGACAGACATAGTGTCTGTATAGTTTATATAAAGTCTATGTAAACATTGATATTGGAACAGgattattaaatgattaataacATGCAGTAATTCTCTGTTTACTGTCATTTCTGTTTTCAGTCATttcaaggattttttttttatcaaaaagTGATATTGGatgtaatgttattagaacataATTCCCAGTGTTATCCAGCtttctttacatttaaaaacatcaatGTCTCGATGCTGGGTTTCTCAAAGCATCTTAGTACAATGATAACTCTTTAATTGTTGAGAACGAGCATCAAACTGAATGCTCTCCCTTCTAGTTAAGATGTTCTTAACCCAAGGTTGTAGTGTCATACTAATTATTCACTAATTTACTAATAATTGAAACCTGTGGAGATGCATATATTCAAATTATTCATGCATTTTCTTGCAACTACATTGgttttaatttattcaaaatattgattccaaacttttgactagtgattctaaacttttgagcagtactgtgtttatttatgaaacatatttatttgtttaatgtgATCATGTgtgcttttgcttggtgtgtAATACGATGTAATATTATTGTGCAGTGTAATGCAGAAATAAAGCGTGCAGATTTGGAAGATGCTACAGCTCTATTTTATAAGCTTTCGGTTGCAGTGACTGGATCgtaaagtatataaatatatttactctcacatcaatatttagtttTTGAGTGATTAAAACAAgcctaattcatttattttcacaCACTTTATTTGATCTCTTTATGTCTTTTGTTATTTATTCACTCGCTGGACCGGGAAAAAACAATTCTGAAGATCTATTAGTATGTAAGATATTCTAATTGCACCTTACCACCCTGTTCATGTTATTACACTACTACTAAGCTTAAGTTACAAAGACAGAGTGTTAAAGAAATACAATCATCGGTAGGATGACCATAcatcctctttttcttcagACGTGTCCTCTTtgtgggatgtgaaaaatgcatttctaaattgtgtaagATATTCAGGATTTCACAGGATTTCAAATCAGTATTTCTTCTACAGTCACCATTCCTTCTGTTTATGAATTTATACAACTTTAAATGCATCTGTTTAAATCACGCCTTCTCCCTGCCACTATttgtctacatgtacctgcatttaCATCAACCATTGCCTCACACAGCCAACTGACCACAGCCTAAAAATGACTAAACGcaaaagtaaataaacacaaatcattAATCTGACTTTTTAATGTTATTGAtgtatttcttcttctttttatattggcatgaaaaacaaaacatgattaTTCATTGAGATGAAATTAGATAATTTACCAAAATTTGCTGTTAAGGCTTTTATTAATTTTGGTAAATccttaaatgtttatgtattactGTTTATTAACATAGTAGTATGGTTTTAGACTAGGGCTGTACAACATTTTCTTGTTCAGCGATATGTATTGCAAAATAACAAATACAGGAATTTTTATCTAGTCATATATAATAATGCATTTCATTGTAtccaagattggagtaaaattattatgtaaaaatatatataaaaagatattgggcagatataatGTGCCTCTAGAAGATATGCCATGGACATTGTAATGGCTACGCTGAAACGACATATTGTGTATCTCAATTTTAGACATATTTAACTCCCTcctaccctcacacatacacactgccgcAGTCCTACAACTTAAATTCCTAAATTCCAAACCTGGATTTTGAGTCcaaaaaagagacaatgtcccCAGAACCTGAGAACTATATATGTTAATAGTAAGCTTAATCAGACACTCCTTGTTGGTAGCATACTGCACTTCTGTACTGTAATCAATATTAGCAATATAACCAGCTAGTGCTAGTTTATTAGTGCTAGTAAACTCATATCCATTTCATCCAGGTAGATATGAGTAGGATTACAGTATCAACTTGTCCTAACACTGCCAACCTAGCTTTGTGTACTGTCTAAACATCGCAGCGGTAGTGGGGTTAGCTCATGTTCTATAGCCAAAGGTGTCCACATATCCTTTGGAAGTAGCATCTTTTAGTAGATTGGAACACAGTAAGCTGTCTTCAGTAGAAATGTGGAACTGATAATGTGGCAGAAAAcagaattaattatttaatatagcTGTCTGCATCGATGTCCTTGACCATCACCTCCATCAGTAAAGTGCTGTTTAAACCATATTAGCAAGATGTCAAATGTTATTCATGCAAGTGGTGCTCCGAATCACAGGCCTGTGTTGGTGGATTTTACTTTCAGGCCGCTGCTGTTGTATCTGACCCATCTGTCAGGTTTCTCAGATAAACAGCCTGATACCCAGTAAGATGTACTGTGTTAACGGTTTATGATGACGCAGGATGTCTTTTCAGCTCGCTCTACCCTAATGAATCATGTGGGTGGCCCATTATGTGCTGATTCCTCTTCcatggtttttcttttttctgcctTGTTTTTATGAGGTAAAGCTTTTCTGCTTTAAAATTAGATAAAGACACAGAGGTTGTTTGCCTCTGCCTCAAAAAAGTCAAAAAGAATCTATATATATGTAGCTGGCTCccatgcacccattgctggaacaagtgtccaaatgtttgtggacactctgtctaataaatgcatttagctatttttaagttgcacccattgctgtcacagataactaaatgcacacacagtccctgtagagaagtactgccaatagaataggactctctgaagcagataatcatgaacctgttggcaccatgtctaatgccagacgtgggctagaggagtgtaaagccccccagcagtggagcagtggaactgtgtttcgctggaatgatgaatggtgctccatacaatacttttgggaggagttgaggagttggggatgaggtggggtggtgaacatccaacatcctctcCTCATTAACggtcttgtctctgaatgcaatcaaatcctcacagccatgctaaaaaaaatctagtagaaagccttcccttgagagtagagacagttactcttacACAGCAGTTacacaggggcagtggtggctcagcggttagagcgccgggatatcgataacagggttgtgggttcgagtcctgggcttggcaagctgccactgttgggcccttgagcaaggcccttgagcaaggccctttaccctctctgctccccgggcgctggagttggctgcccaccgctgtgtgtgtgtgtgtgtactcactgcccctaacacgtgtgtgtgtgtgtattcactatcagatgggttaaatgcggaggacacatttcattgtacgctgtacagtgacaaatacgtgcacctttacaaaCAGGAAagatttttaaatgaataatcaTTTTTTACCCAAAGCATCAATTTTAAAGGAAGCATGTCTCCTGTAATATCAGCTCACCCTACCTTTAGTGTGTCTACTCAATGTTAAGGGGCTATGTTAGATGATCCATGCACCTTTTGCTCATGATTAAAGTAACCTAACAGGATCAATGTGATCATTACGGGCAGTGAGCACAGGGGGGAGCCATTGAGTTTCTATCTGAGCATGCAGCCTGCAGTGTGAGTCAGAATGAGTGCTGGATTAGCCTGCTGCAAAAAACCCACAGCAAGGCAATTAACCTCAGCTCAGTAATGCTACTGCAGTAAATCAAATGTGCTGAGAGATACTGAACCTGATGTAAAGAAATGGGTActagtatctctctctctctctctctctctctctctctctgtttaggAGTTTGAGTAGACTGATGTACGGGAGCGACAGCAGTACTGATCAgaaacctgtaatcagacccttacagaacagtgttagtatggaCACAAGCTACATCAGCCAcgaaaacagtacagtacactggtGGATTATCCAAAGCTTGAGCaaaaagtttttcatctagatttaaacacagagagtgtgtctgtgCCCTGAACAGTCGTAAGCaatttattccagagttgggggctcTCAAGgagaaagctcttcccccaGTGTTGATTCTTCTAAAGCCAAGGACTGACAGAAGGCCAGTGTCCTGCAAACGTGTAAGTGATGGGTTGTAGGGTTGTTCATTATAACATGTTGAAGCACACGATTCATATTCAAACTTTAAGTTACATTTTTTACTAAAATTGATTATTTTACCAAGTTTGTAAACCCAGCGTTGCTACtgttacactttatttatgctgaaatatggattaaatctcaaaACTAACTCTTACTACTAATCTTACCTCtcccttttccctctctctctctctctctctctctctctctctctcttaaccacACAGCGCTTCCACTCTGTCTCGCTTAATCCATCAATTTATCTCTTGATAATTTGtctgttgaagcattttctcCATTAAAGTTCCATTAAAAAAAGGATTCATCTGGCCTCTTGTTCGGCATACCACACATTTCTACTACCCTTTTGTTGCTAGTTAGCTGCTAGCTAGCACTATAACTTGtgattaattaatattattcatgattaatcacagaatatGGTTGGGATTAACAcaatcaaacttttttttttaacaccctgACATAATCAATACaaagataatataataatataacattttaatCTGAAATACGTatttaaaaaacacaagaatgcagaTTTACGTTAACTGAACAAACTGATGAATCTACTTGATTCTGGTGATTCCCTAAAGATGAAGATATGAAAAGTCAACGCTCAGTTATAGAAATGCACAGTCGTAGGTGTTTACAGTTGAGGTTTAACCCTAACATTTCCAGAAATCCATTTTCCACTGAGCAGTTCTTCGGCATTTCTGAAACAGGCTAATTTCTGCAATGACGGAAAGTACTTTCTTATACGTCTGCTCTGATAAACAACACTACCCGAACAACACTACAGCATAAGCACATATAAGTTCAGTATGTGAAACTCTAGGTCTCAGAATAGCATCAGCTTTGCATTGCCAGCATTTGCTCCAGGTGCTAGAAAACAAAATCATTACAGTAATCAcgtattattataaaaattacTACCTTCTGCTCAGTTGCACAACCTTATGTTGCACATCCACTTTGCACTTGTTGCACTTTACACTTGCCAACTCATCCCTGCATTgtacatttcttttatattcttttatttattgtttcatgTAAGCAGATATTATCAGAGAATTGCACTGCGTGTTCCACTGTTTAGCCACATACAAACTTTAGCCATTGATTTATCTTCTAATTGACTACTGTCTGATCCAAGTAACTGAAACTGAGGTTGCTAATTACAGTCTGCACACCTGTAAGTCTTAGTTCTGCTAAGATGTGTCTATCAGACAGGGGTGGGTTCcacttttgagttttggtttctttcatgttttttttttttttttttgttgcctgACTCACGCataaatctgatatatggccatatacactgatcagccataactttagtaccactgacaggtgaagtgaaaaatacTGGATATCTGATATTAAAACAGAAATATTAtgcagcaaatgaacagtcagttctcaaaggtgatgtgATAAAAGACATGTGATGGCAAGAAagctgggtcagagcatctccaaaacatcagggtaTGCGGTGGTCAGTACCCATCAAAAGTGCTTCATGGAAGAACCACCAATGAACCAGCGACAGAAGGTcttattgatgcgatccatagaggccccacctcacaacttacaggactttaagggcctgctgctaacgtcttggtgccagataccacagggaaCCTTGTGGAGCCTATTCTTCAAGGaggacctacttaatattaggatgatggtactaatgttctggctgatcagtgtattcacaaatgtaataaagaattttgaatattttttttaagtgtataaGCATATATATTGTGTACAAATGTGTAAGtatctaatataatatacacatatatgtatcAAATGTGGATCATACATGTCATACAACAGTAGGATCGATACTGTTATAAATCTCATGACTAACTCCCATTCTCTTAcgccctctccttctctctctctcccacacagaCATTCACAGCTGCTCCTTTCATAGCTTGCTTAATCTATCCTTTTATCTCTTTAAAAAGTTGTTGAAGCATTTTCCCTATTAAACGTCTGTGTTCAAGGCTAAAGCTCTCAAAACTATATTGAGATTTTATAAGATGTTCAGCTAGTTAGTTACGGCCACGGAAGCTGATTGGTGGAGAAGCTTTCTAACTGGGCTGTTAATTCCTTTattacagcttg
It includes:
- the mc3r gene encoding melanocortin receptor 3 encodes the protein MNRSHHHVLLLLQENSETNLTEAEAGNGTAPAWVSNSSTAPPPAGALCQQVQIQAEVFLALGIISLLENILVISAVAKNKNLHSPMYFFLCSLAAADMLVSVSNSLETIVIAVLRSNLLELSDYFVRLMDNIFDSMICISLVASICNLLAIAIDRYVTIFYALRYHSIVTVRRALNAIAAIWLVCIICGIVFIVYSESKTVIICLITMFFAMLALMATLYVHMFLLARLHIQRIAALPPAASAGGNPAPRQHTCMKGAVTITILLGVFVCCWAPFFLHLILLVACPQHPLCLCYMSHFTTYLVLIMCNSVIDPLIYAFRSLEMRKTFKEILCCFGESCQAPLCESERDTETERSRERHREREKESETE